In the genome of Acidobacteriota bacterium, the window CGCCTGCAGCTGCTCGATGAACCACAGCCGCTGCAGGCGGGCACCGCCGCCTACAACATCCCCTCCGGCGTGCGCCTCTCCGGTCCCTTCGACGCGGGCCTCTTCCAGCGCGCCCTGCGGCGCACCGTCGCCCGCCACGACACCCTGCGCACCACCTTCGGCCTGGAAGGCGGCCGGCCGGTGCAGAAGGTGGCGGCGGAGCCCACGGCGCCGCTGCCGCTGGTGGATTTCTCGCGGCTGCCCCACGAAGTCGCCGAGACCCGGAGCCAGGCGCTGGTGGACCGCTGCGCCCGTACTCCCTTCGACCTCGCCCGGCGGCCGCCGTGGCGGGCGCTGCTGCTGCGCATGGGCGCCGAGGAGCACGTCTTCCTGGCGGTGATGCACCACATCATTTCTGACACCTGGACCACCGGCGTCTTCTTCCGCGAGATGGTGGGCCACTACAAGGCTCTGGCGGATGGCGGCACCGCCCAGGTGCCCCAGCTGCCGGTGCAATACGGCGACTACGCCATGTGGCAGCGCTCGGTGCTCGAGGACGGCGGCGTCTTTGACGACCAGCTGGCCTATTGGGTGGAGCATTTCGAAGGCTCGCCGCCGCTGCTGGCCCTGCCCACGGATCGCCCCCGGCCGGCGGTGCAGACCTTCCGCGGTGGGCGCATCACCCTGGTGCTGCCGAGCTCGCTGACGGATCGCTTGAAGGCCCTCTCCGCCGACGAGGACGCCACCTTCTTCATGACCCTCATGGCCTCCTACCAGACGCTGCTCCACCGCTACACCGGGGAGAACGACGTGCTGGTGGGCACCCCCATGGCCAACCGCAACCGCACCGAGCTGGAGAACCTCATCGGGCTCTTCGTCAACACCTTGGTGCTGCGCACGGACTTCGGCGGCGGTCCCACCTTCCGCGAGCTGCTGCGCCAAGTGCGGGAGACCACGCTGGAGGGACTGTCGAACCACGACGTGCCCTTCGAGCGGGTGGTGGAGGCTCTGTCCCTGGAGCGGGACACCAGCCGCAACCCCCTCTTCCAAGTGCTCTTCGCGTTCCAGAACGTGCCCATTCCCAAGCTGGTGGCGGAGGGGCTGACCCTGGAACGCTACGAATTCCGCGAGACCACCGCCCGCCTCGACCTGGAGCTCGACCTTCAGGAGATGCCCTACGGCTTCGTCGGCTGGATGGGCTACAACTCGGATCTCTTCGAGACCGCCACCGCCGAGCGCATGGCGAAGAATTTCCGCGTCATGTTGGAGGCCATCGCCGCCGACGCCGACACCGTGGTGGGGGAGCTGACGCTGATGACCCCGGAGGAGCGGGAGCAGGTGCTCTGGGGCTCCAACCGCACCGCCGGCGACTTCCCCCGCCAGGCCACCCTGGTGAGCCTGTTCGAGGATCGGGTGGACGCCAGCCCCGACGCGGTGGCGGTGCAGGAAGCGGACGAAACCTTCACCTATGGCCGGCTGGAGGAGCGGG includes:
- a CDS encoding condensation domain-containing protein, producing RLQLLDEPQPLQAGTAAYNIPSGVRLSGPFDAGLFQRALRRTVARHDTLRTTFGLEGGRPVQKVAAEPTAPLPLVDFSRLPHEVAETRSQALVDRCARTPFDLARRPPWRALLLRMGAEEHVFLAVMHHIISDTWTTGVFFREMVGHYKALADGGTAQVPQLPVQYGDYAMWQRSVLEDGGVFDDQLAYWVEHFEGSPPLLALPTDRPRPAVQTFRGGRITLVLPSSLTDRLKALSADEDATFFMTLMASYQTLLHRYTGENDVLVGTPMANRNRTELENLIGLFVNTLVLRTDFGGGPTFRELLRQVRETTLEGLSNHDVPFERVVEALSLERDTSRNPLFQVLFAFQNVPIPKLVAEGLTLERYEFRETTARLDLELDLQEMPYGFVGWMGYNSDLFETATAERMAKNFRVMLEAIAADADTVVGELTLMTPEEREQVLWGSNRTAGDFPRQATLVSLFEDRVDASPDAVAVQEADETFTYGRLEERANRMASLLVQLGIRRGQAVGLHLERGGEMAAAALAVMKTGGFYVPLHPSFPPERVATILETAEARVLVVHKRFWNELQGTALPIDAAVVPDLAELPEENALQEADGVALYGAAAVDGAEARRVDRGVGPDDIAYAIFTSGSTGTPKGVVELHEPVVNILDWVNQTFDVGPEDRLLWVTALSFDLSVYDLFGIFAAGGTVRVASEAEIKDPGRLLRLLTDEPITFWDSAPAALQQLVPMLPDEPVAHSPLRLVFLSGDWIPVTLPDQIRAVFPKVRFIGLGGATEATIWSNNFPIGEVPDWWPSIPYGKPIRNAR